In one window of Penaeus monodon isolate SGIC_2016 chromosome 36, NSTDA_Pmon_1, whole genome shotgun sequence DNA:
- the LOC119595700 gene encoding uncharacterized protein LOC119595700 — MFTWLMLSCLFGFSLTELQDYQVCYKGRSAAENKCMKVDVDRLAMKVHFHMPESDDFDDVETLEDYSVGLAASRVVSQEACYVRRLVKSFEQQVAFIKGHQDDGMRVESDVRVSAVSLDNPEEEIGSDLANFCGDLPVYKLVNEEQNDSVQDRRQVSVTFTRCVLLCFIPTCFTTTLTLPTGGTITFGWLFFG, encoded by the exons ATGTTCACTTGGCTGATGCTCTCCTGCCTTTTTGGCTTCTCCCTGACTGAGCTTCAG GATTACCAAGTATGTTACAAGGGAAGAAGCGCCGCGGAAAACAAATGCATGAAGGTGGATGTGGACCGCCTTGCCATGAAGGTTCACTTCCACATGCCTGAATCCGACGACTTCGATGACGTGGAGACTCTGGAGGATTATAGTGTG GGTCTGGCAGCATCCCGAGTGGTATCGCAGGAGGCGTGTTACGTGAGGCGACTCGTTAAATCTTTCGAGCAACAAGTAGCCTTCATCAAAGGCCATCAGGATGATGGCATGAGGGTTGAGTCTGACGTCAGAGTTTCCGCTGTTTCCCTCGACAATCCTGAGGAAGAGATCGGTTCGGATCTTGCCAACTTCTGTGGCGACCTTCCTGTTTACAAACTGGTGAATGAGGAACAGAATGACAGTGTGCAAGACCGTCGTCAAGTGAGCGTGACCTTCACCCGCTGCGTCTTGCTGTGTTTCATTCCCACCTGCTTCACCACCACGCTCACGCTTCCCACTGGTGGCACCATCACCTTCGGCTGGCTCTTCTTCGGTTAA